One genomic segment of Chitinibacter sp. FCG-7 includes these proteins:
- the tssJ gene encoding type VI secretion system lipoprotein TssJ codes for MRSFVVITIACLLLSACASRPQNMDVLVVADSAVNPDSNGRPSPVIMKLYQMKGERAFKSADYFQLSQSMEHFSPEILSIEELILQPSDVTRFTRSISPEAKYLATFVAFRDVDSSRWRNAGEVGDVRTFEIPFVNWGYRQDLALLVEVAPAKVKLSSPPSTAVLTAVEATSKAGRLAGALPASLGSRASAAVEKAASQAAVQGEQMVKEKTKDALLKKLPSLR; via the coding sequence GTGCGTAGTTTTGTTGTGATTACAATTGCATGTTTGCTGTTGAGTGCTTGTGCTAGCCGTCCTCAAAACATGGATGTGTTGGTCGTTGCTGATTCTGCGGTGAATCCAGATTCAAATGGCAGACCATCACCTGTAATTATGAAGCTATATCAAATGAAAGGTGAAAGGGCTTTCAAATCTGCTGATTATTTCCAGCTAAGTCAGTCTATGGAGCATTTTTCGCCAGAAATTTTAAGTATTGAAGAGTTGATTTTGCAACCGAGTGATGTGACCCGCTTCACACGTTCAATTTCACCAGAGGCAAAATATTTGGCTACTTTTGTTGCTTTTCGTGATGTAGATTCATCGCGCTGGCGAAATGCCGGTGAAGTCGGCGATGTTCGGACTTTCGAAATACCATTTGTTAATTGGGGCTACCGCCAAGATTTGGCATTGCTGGTCGAGGTGGCGCCGGCAAAAGTTAAATTGAGCTCACCACCTTCTACTGCCGTACTCACTGCTGTCGAGGCAACATCAAAAGCCGGTCGCTTGGCTGGTGCTTTGCCAGCGTCGCTTGGATCTAGGGCCTCGGCAGCTGTAGAGAAAGCTGCTTCGCAGGCCGCAGTTCAGGGTGAGCAGATGGTGAAAGAGAAAACCAAAGACGCGCTTCTAAAAAAATTGCCTAGCTTGCGTTAA